In Papaver somniferum cultivar HN1 chromosome 9, ASM357369v1, whole genome shotgun sequence, the genomic stretch aaccacatggatttgtatccaataaacttgaataaattaaccacaaatgaccttattgattaatttaatcggaaacgctcaacataagaaaacttacggatccatATATTACTTTCGCATAAAAGTGGAtcggggaaagatcaatactgcagaatttttcaaaagttcattctatctttttgaaaaagcgggggtctaacaaccacacccaatattccgcttagcaatctgtatggactaactccaatatactttcaagagaatcaaccagacagtcagactcaatcttaagaaaagtatatcaaagagttatatctctatttctcaattcaatctgcaatcaaacaaataggaatttgcgagcccgattgaatataagaaataacttagacggtatcaaaaaccaatatccaagtgtcaatcaatttaatcaaaaaccaaaggttggattcacaattgattgaacttaggcacaacctgtaatatttcaattatatataaaatataatgcggaaaagaaataacacagatacctgaagttttgttaacgaggaaaccgcaaatgcagaaaaatcccgggacctagtccagatttgaacaccacactgtattaagccgctacatacactagcctactccaagttaacttcggactggaatttagttgagccctaaccaatctcacactaatcaaggtaaagtcgtgttccttacgcctctagaaccacgttggattctgcgcatttgattcccttagctgatctcacccacaactaagagttgccacgacccaaagtcgaagacttgataaaccaatctgtctcatacagaaaagtctattgaatagataaatctgtctcccactaatatacctatgagttttgttatgtcttttgataaatcaaggtgaacaggaacaaattgatataccagacttatatcaccgaagaacaacctagaaatatcaatcacctcacaataatttcaatcgtatggtagcgaaacaagatattgtagaatcacaaatgatgagacgaagatgtttgtgactactttttgtcttgcctatcggagattaaatctcgagaaaatcttagagaagatagtactcaatcacgatagaaaaaaataagatcagaacacgcaactacatagaaaatagttgggtctttcttcataatcccaatgaagtcttcaagtcgttaacctaccgggttttagaaaaacctaaggttaaaggagaatcgactcttgtgatcgcaactactatcacacaggaggtgtggggattagctttcccagttgctagagttctcctttatatagtcttcaaatcagggtttgcaatcaatgttaccttggtaaaaaagcattcaatattcaccgttagatgaaaacctgattagactcaagctaatatctttcaaccgttagatcgaacttagcttgttacacataaatgaaaagtgacttcatttagatatgaataattgtacctaaacgtgtacacctttgttggctcgacaatagttaaccgaagttagccatatgaaaactttcatatcaaccttgttcatcttaaccataactagttcaaatgactcaaatgaaactagttctagagttgttcaattgtttgtattctcatagaagtatacaagacacaattgaagcaaaatcgattttgattcactagaatcaatttatgaacattataacAAAATTTGCAAAAGATCgtgttccttattatataaatgtattagttcatgataaaatcgattttagaacataatctactcaagtatgcaaacgggtacgcatacctaagtagccggacttggactgtgttcgccagtatgcaaacgggtatgcatactgtcgtacattTTCAAGTTTCAGTTGAATCCAGTTCGCGTACAAGCACGCATACTATAATACCCGGATTTCAACTGACTTTGCcagtacgcatactctagctcccggactttacccgacctcgccagtacgcatacaggtatgcatactacattccggtcttggatcaacacatatgcaagtacgcatactttgctcataatccaattatggttaagtgttctaaactctcatttcaatcattgaaatattcttagaagacaaGAATAGCTatgtcacacaaactattagcttcaaagcaattttcaagtgatcaaatgaccaatacgaaatatttcgagtctacatcaaatgactgtctcacacaaatcatgtaagatgttagaaggcgattttcacatgatcatcttttgactttcgtcaagaatataagatgaacctgGTTAAACctaaagcttaccgacacatatttcgagaaatatgtaagcgagttaaactcagctcgaaatatcaaatgtgtatattgaaGTCAATATAgctgtacgacttttgtctcaaatatgagatactagatagacttttgagtgatagatgatttcaaatCTCAACAATAtttcgtcgaggatgtatactaggaataaTGGCATGATAACCAGTTGTGTCTCGCAAAGACATGTTGGAATTGTGTTTGTTCTGGTTCACAAGTCTGTCGGGACGTCTTACGCTCTATAAAatctacgtgaccagcagtatctcttcGAGGATGTGCACTAGGAATCACAACATCACGACCAACaatgtctcgcggggacgtatactagaaaacATGGCTATGGGTTCTTTGAGGACCAAGGGCTAAGTTTCTACTGTGAGATTTGAGTTTTATCTTATAGGGCTTGAGATTATGTTTTTGCGATGGGGATCAAACTTGTCTTTACAGTTCCCTTTACGTCCAATCCTCTCTCATTTTAATCTTGATGAACTTTTGAAGACGACTTGTTAGCTCATAATGATGACTCGACCGCTAGTTATGGAAGTACCATTTTGCCTCTTGTCTTGAAATGACATTTTTGCctcatatccaaatttcaccatccatACTTACATATCACTTTTGGCTAAAAGATACCTGAGACTCATCAAGGAAACTACTGCAAAGTGGAGATAAATTATCTGCGAAAAAAACTAAAGCTAGTAGTTTGGTAGCTCTACATACCAAGGGTTCGATTGTCACTAGTATGTGGCTCGACATTACTAAGGATAATAAGGATTTTTATGATGATGTTGATTTGCAGGTAATGGATGAAAAAAATATAACGTTCCGGTTAGACTGGTGGGTTGAAAAAAACATTGATAGATAAACACTTAAGGTCTTTTAAGGTAAGCTCGCTGAAAAATGAACTGGTGGCTTAACTTTTCTAGAGAACTATATCTAGCGGAGAGGATCGATTTATTGGAGTTGAAGTATGACGTGAAAGAAGTGTTTTTGTTGTATTGGGAAAGTGACAAAACCGCTGGTGACTtcccataaaaaaaaaactatatgaaAAGCTTATAGAGGCAGAAACATGCAATGATTTATACAAGTACCTTAACACATTTGTCCCCCCAAAGGTCATGTTTTTGGCATTTGTGTCTTTACATAATTTTGTTCCTCCAAAAATCATGTCGAGGTATAGAGGTATACTGATAAATCTGTGTTTGTTATGTAAAGATAAGGAAGAGACGCTGTATATCTTTTTATACACTGCACAAGCACTAGAGAAATTTGTTTCCACTTCTCTTCTTCCTTATCTGTTAAATAACTAATACAAACTTAAAAGATAAGCAAATGTTGGTTTGGTTTCTGATTTTTTATGCAAATGTATGAGAAGTCTGGAAAGATAGAAACGCAAGGGTCCATGGgggaaaaatcaaatcaaaaaaatgATCTCTTGGCTGCAAGTCCGGCAGAATATTTGCTTACAAAGTTcttctatatatatttttaaaggaTATACCATCAATCAGGTGCTTTTCAAATGGGAGGATGTGGTTATTCAAAGTGTATTATAGCCATGACTGCTGCCTAATGGGTAAAATTATTAGTCAAGATACCAAACTTAGTTTTTGGAATTTCCAATACTGATTAGTCAAGATAAAATTATTTTCTCGTAACGTATTTCTTCTTGTAGGTTATCCTTTCTGATGCTAATGTTCCTTGTGAAGGGGAACACAAAATTATGTCTTATGTTCGTCTGCAAAGAAACCTTCCTGGTTTCAAACCAAATACTCGTCACCGCCTCTATGGTTTAGTAAGTATTTTTTCGTATGAGAAGTAAACACCAAATTTGGATATTTTTCAGTCATGTCAATTTATGTTTGTTGCAAATCGCATTACTTTAAAATTTAAACCACTCAAGGTATTAAATGGGAACATGGCGAAGTTATTGAACCTCAGCTCACTCCGAATGAGATATATGGAATCTGGAAGTTTAAAGTATATAAACATTTTTGATGTATTATCTTGAGGTGTATGTTTGTAATTGTCGTCCATATAAGTAACACTTGTTGTAGCTAATTCTACTTTAAATATGAAAATTTTTGTTAATGGAAGTTCAGATCTTTTGGTGAAATTATACGGGAGTAGACATCCACAAAGGGATGGAGTTTCTAGGCCACGACTGAGTGGATGATGTATTTTCATTTGCTTCTTGAGAGGTTAGGATACCAATATCAAACATGTGATATCCAACGCAATTTGTTCAACTGTTCCTTGTAAATCTGTTTGTTCTAATTAGTTGCAACAAACAACAAGGGACAGGATAAAAAAGAGGAAAATACTTTCTTATTTTCTAAATAATGTAGTCGACTTTCATCtgaatcctttttttttggagTTATCTTTGCTTTATCGACAGACATGAATCTTtcggtgatgatgtattcatgtctAATTTCCTACCTAGCCATCTTGTGTTAATTATTGCTCTGTCTCTGGTTACTACTGCATCTATGTTCGACCACATTATGGGGAATCCTTGCTGATTCTCTTATCATAAAACACAGACAGGTGTATTCCACGGAATCAAGAAAGATGGCGAGGGTTACACGGTTGATTGCAAGAGTAGGTTGGAACTTCTTATGGTGTCATCTCCTGATCGAGAAGAGTATGTACTTTCCCGTTTTCTCTATGttatcttcattttttttattattgagaCCGTGCCAAGGATAGCAGCACTGGCTGTATCTGGAGTGTTATTTGACCTTCTTTCATAATTTGGTCTCAGGCTGGATGGGAGGATGATGACACTATAGGCGAAGCCGCATGTCATGAAGACTTGGAGGAAGCTGGAGTTAAAGGAATACTAAATGTAAGCTCTTCTTCTTGATCATAATACTAGTAGCAATTCTACGCCCTGCCTATTTGGGAAAGATGGACAAAACGTTTTCATTGTAAAATATTATCAATTATGACTAAAGAAGGCGGAATGATTTGGGGAAATTCATTACTTTTCTTAGGTTTGACGATGGACGAGCTATTTTGTTCATACTCTCCCATAGTTACTATAATAAAGATATAAATCAATTATGAAAAGTGACTTATGTTCATTTTTCCCAATCACCAACTTAAAGCTCGATTTTTTTGTGTACAATGCATCGAAGATTATTTCTTCTAGATTATGTCCTCTCACTcttgttgttttgttttattcTTCTGTACAGGAAAGTCCCTTGGGAATGTGGGAATTCAAAAGTAAAAGCAGATAGAACTGCTGCAGTACGGAAGGATCTTGCAGGCTTTATATGTTTGCATTGGAATTGACTGAAGAACTTGATACCTGGATAAAGGAGGATAACCATGGAAGAAAATGGGTAAGTCCGTCAATGCTTGAATTGTTATTGGTATTGAGTTACTAATGCTGATGTCGTTGAACTTATCAACATTCGTAAATTCCTCCTTGTTGTAGTAAAACTATAATTTCCAAGGTTATAACAAATGAGGTTGGAACAAATTTAGCACAATAAGGACCTCAGAATTGAAACTTGTTAGTAGCTTGTCTTCTTGAGATTACAAATTAACTATGATCACCAACTAGGGACCTGAACTTCTGAACAACGTGTTTTTGACTAATTTTTGAACTGGTTAATCAACTACCAGGTGTTGAAGCTGCTGATCTTGTACTTCCGATTTCTGTTGCAGTTTTGTTTATCCGGTTTTACAATATAGCACTTCAGCATGTGCGTGACCTTTACCTGgagttaaggaagaaatataggTAAAACTATTATGGCTATTCTCTCTTATACATGTATGCTCTCTGTAAATATGATTCTCATTCGTGGGTTTTACTATGTGCTGTAAAATAGGGACCATACATATGCGCTGCAAAGTTTGTAACTCAGTGGACCTGTTTTCAGAAGAATACATTTCGTGAGTTTCTATATGTACACTAGTTTGCCGTGATACTTGGCATACATTTGTATCAAAACTTTTTGTTCAACTTCAATTGAAGAATCCCTTTTTTATAATTAATACAGTTTTGTACGTCTATTGAATGaatgttgaatgaatgaatgacatTGTAGTTTGTAAATCTGTGGAAATGATGAATATGGGGAGCTGGGTAACTGCATGGGGGAaatgattttgaccaggtcaatggaGACTTGACCTTTCTTTTAATGTTGCAAAATATTAGCAACGTCTATAATCTGTTGCTAAGTAAGAACCAGAACCAgtaaattagaaccagaaccaataacATTTTAGATCTGGGTAGGGGTATTCCTGTAATTAGAAACAGCTTAGCAACGACATACCTTGGTTGCGAATAAACAGGGTCGCAACGGCACAAAAAGTTGCAAATTTCCGTTGCTGACCAAGAATCGCAACGGAGTTTATGCCGTTGCGAAAAAAATGCAACATCGTGTTTTGAAACGTCATTCTGCCATTGCGACCCCAGTGAGTCCGTTGCTAATCCctaaaaaatggtgtagtgatacCAAACTATGAAGCTGAACCAAAGATCTGTAATAATACCCAAATCTGTGAACCAAACCCATACGGTATTAACAGCCTGTCAACCCAAATATCATTGTTGATTTACGAATCTCATGATGATGAACTGAAACTCTATGACTGCACCTTCATTAGCTCATGACCTAAAATAAAGAGAAAGGAAGAACTAATTTAGAAGCAATCAAAAAGATTTGATAAGAGCTGAGGAAAACAACACAGAAGGTTAATTTAACTTATCAAGCATATTACAAATCAAAGATTTAACAGGAAAAATTGGGAAAGAGGAAACCCTAAATTAGAACATATAAGAGGATtatcaaaactaaaaaaattttAACTAAGAAAAAATTAAAAGTAGGAAAACaggaaagaatcaaatcaagaacaTAAAATTTAATTGAAATCGAACAGGGAGTGCTAAATCAAAGGAAGAATCGAAGAAGAATTTCCGGTTTGACTAAGTCAGCATCGCCTGACTTATCGCATGACTTTCGCCTCGTCTGAACGACACTTTCCTGATGATTCAACTGTTAATAGAAAAATGGCAATGACAGCCATCACAGATTCACAGGGTAGAGAAGATAAAACGAAACATGGTATCACTGGAACTTAAATCACAATTAAAGAGAAATTTAAGTAATCATTCATTCGGCAACCGATTTCAGTTTTCTATGTAACCAAAAATCGACTATACCCCTGTTAACCTGTGGTATACAGGTTAACAGGACCCTTGGATTAATGATATAAATTTTTAACAAAAAAGTCAAAACATTTttaagtgtgtattcaatttacAGATAATTGAGAATCTATATTAATCCGTGGTATTCAAACTACTTATATAGTTTTATACAAATCTGAGGCATTCAAAACCATGGGTATTTAATTCCACAAAAATCCGAGGTATTCAAATTAGATATTTCAATGTTCCTAAAAAATCTTTAGTATTCAATTTATTATATGTCTTCATAATCTAAGACTTTTGTGAATATTTCTGATCAAATTATGGAGCAAAATATCTTATTTTCCCCCTCCAAATCTGTAGCTATGGGAAGAGAATTTTATGGATTCTTGAGAGAACATTTGTATCACAAACATAACATTCGAGATAACCTATCTATTGAGAATGATATCAGTTTCCCTTATCCAGTGAGACAACTGCAAATAAACTTTAGTCTTACCACTTCGTCAGTACCCCATAATTTTATACTATTATAGTATTTCAAGTCATATCAGTTATCCTTGGTaaatcatcaaaacaattttttttttttcaattttcccgTTTTTATAATAAATGTCAAATCAAAAAAGTACCCACGTATTCATCTTAATCAAAACCCACTTTGATAGCAAACCCATGAACTTGGTAACTTGTATTTAGGGTCACCCCTATTTACCCATGTCTCTAAAACTGACTCTTTCCGGTGTCTCATCGATAGAGTGGATAACAAGATGAAAAGCTATAATAACACTCTATCGGCGTCCGAGAAGTCTGTCTTGGTGCAAACCTCGACCTCTACTGTTCCTATTTTTCAAATGAATAGCTTTAAAATTCCTATTGACACAATAAACAAAATCGATAGGTTACAAAGAGAGTTTTTTTGGGGGAAAGATAAAGAAGGAAGCAAAGGTGTCTACTTAAGAGCCTGGGTTTCAATGTGTATTCTTAAGAGCTTAGGAGGTATAGGATTTCTTAACCTCAGAGTCTTCAATGCTGCCATGATTGCAAGGTTTCGTGGAGACTAATGAATGAACCAACAACTTTGTGGGCACAAATTTATGAGCACAAGTACCTAAAGGAGAAGAACATTCTTCACCAAAACTATAAATGCCCTACTACAACTTCATGGGTTTGGAAGAATATCGTTAGAGAGGCGCACAATGTCAGAGAAAATTCGCTGTGGAAGGTGGGAAATggaaacaacatcaaaatatggGAGGACAAATGGTGCAAAGAGGGTATTACACAAGTCAAAAATTATAAGGATCTTTCTCCAGTGACATGGTTAAGTAAACTGATGGACTGCAATGATCAGGACAGGATTTGGGATATGCAAAAACTAGAGACATACTTTGAGGATCACTGCATACCTAATATCATAACTATTGAGATAAAAAGTGGACAAGAGGATCAACTTACCTGGACTTTGGACCGGAAAGGTTGCTTCACTACTAAGTCGCTTTACAATAAGCTGATAAGAGTTCGAAGAACGGAAGATGCTCAAGCTCAGAGAATGTGGAAAGAAATATGGAGCATGAATGTGATGCCaagaatc encodes the following:
- the LOC113312928 gene encoding uncharacterized protein LOC113312928, which produces MNEPTTLWAQIYEHKYLKEKNILHQNYKCPTTTSWVWKNIVREAHNVRENSLWKVGNGNNIKIWEDKWCKEGITQVKNYKDLSPVTWLSKLMDCNDQDRIWDMQKLETYFEDHCIPNIITIEIKSGQEDQLTWTLDRKGCFTTKSLYNKLIRVRRTEDAQAQRMWKEIWSMNVMPRIKTFIWKCVLSILPLNERIGQIIHSINKLCPNCGKQEETLTHLFMYCDFTLAVYDRLGLHMLYLENTDLDFHRWFLNCLYSPSHDISYEGNNAEVIPCGEFGKLGVIGFSIRKL